One genomic segment of Pedobacter endophyticus includes these proteins:
- a CDS encoding DUF3098 domain-containing protein encodes MALEKKTSPNTKDVNSELVFTKKNYQLLIIAIAIVALGFILMMGTEGDIYDFRRTLLAPLVVLFGFAFGIFAILKK; translated from the coding sequence ATGGCATTAGAAAAAAAAACAAGTCCGAATACAAAGGACGTTAACAGCGAATTGGTATTTACAAAAAAGAACTATCAGTTATTAATTATCGCCATTGCTATTGTAGCACTTGGCTTTATCTTAATGATGGGCACCGAAGGCGATATTTACGATTTCAGAAGAACGCTTCTTGCTCCGTTAGTTGTTTTGTTTGGTTTTGCATTTGGAATTTTTGCCATACTAAAAAAATAA
- a CDS encoding undecaprenyl-diphosphate phosphatase, whose translation MNFLEAIILAIIEGLTEFLPVSSTGHMIIGSSFMGIASDPFVKLFTVAIQLGAILSVVVLYFKRFFKTIDFYIKLLVAFIPAAFFGLLLSKKIDELLESPLAVGISLLVGGVILLFVDKWFNKPTINEEENVNYLTALKIGFFQCIAMIPGVSRSGATIVGGMSQKLSRKVAAEFSFFLAVPTMFAATAKKLYDFYKEGHTITHEQINLLIVGNVIAFIVALLAIKSFIGYLNKHGFRMFGWYRIIAGLIIIILLYTGHNLQII comes from the coding sequence ATGAACTTCTTAGAAGCCATTATCCTCGCCATAATTGAAGGATTAACAGAATTTTTGCCCGTATCAAGCACCGGCCACATGATTATCGGATCATCGTTTATGGGTATAGCAAGCGATCCCTTTGTTAAACTATTTACCGTTGCCATTCAGCTCGGCGCAATCTTGTCGGTGGTTGTACTATATTTCAAGCGTTTTTTTAAAACAATAGACTTTTACATTAAGCTTTTAGTCGCGTTTATACCAGCAGCATTTTTCGGGTTGCTATTGAGTAAAAAAATCGACGAACTTTTAGAAAGTCCCTTAGCTGTTGGCATTTCGCTGTTAGTTGGTGGCGTAATCTTATTATTTGTTGACAAATGGTTCAACAAACCGACTATAAACGAAGAAGAAAACGTAAACTATTTAACCGCGTTAAAAATCGGATTTTTTCAATGCATCGCCATGATTCCGGGCGTATCTCGATCTGGCGCAACAATTGTTGGCGGTATGAGCCAAAAACTAAGCAGAAAAGTAGCAGCCGAATTTTCGTTCTTTCTGGCTGTGCCCACTATGTTTGCCGCAACTGCCAAAAAACTGTACGACTTTTATAAAGAAGGGCACACCATCACCCACGAGCAAATTAATTTATTAATTGTTGGCAATGTAATCGCCTTTATTGTAGCCCTTTTGGCTATTAAAAGCTTTATCGGCTATCTTAACAAACATGGTTTCAGGATGTTTGGCTGGTACAGAATTATCGCCGGATTGATCATCATCATCCTGCTTTACACCGGACACAACTTACAAATTATATAA
- a CDS encoding bifunctional riboflavin kinase/FAD synthetase, whose amino-acid sequence MKIYHNLSEFIKLDNAVVTIGTFDGVHFGHQKIIKQLVQRAKADGGESVILTFFPHPRMIIDPENQDLKMINTINEKAEILKSLGVDHLIITPFTRDFSNQLPEDYIKHTLVNNIGTKHIIIGYDHRFGKDRLGNLSDLKAAGLHYGFTVEEIMEQDIHDVAVSSTKIRQALLAGDVNLAADYLGRPFSILGKVIKGDKIGRTIGFPTANLFVEETYKLIPSDGIYAVTVEMSLQSEVQSPESENKTTNAPKLATPDSGLQTFKGMAYIGQRPTINGMTRNIEVNIFDFNQEIYGQDIKMNFLKFLRHDVKFTGLEALTVQLQKDKEATLNYFKTLN is encoded by the coding sequence TTGAAAATATACCATAACCTATCCGAATTTATCAAATTAGATAACGCAGTAGTTACCATTGGCACTTTCGATGGTGTGCATTTTGGCCACCAAAAAATAATTAAACAATTGGTGCAAAGGGCAAAGGCCGATGGCGGAGAAAGCGTAATTTTAACCTTTTTCCCCCATCCGCGGATGATTATCGATCCCGAAAATCAGGATTTGAAAATGATCAACACCATCAACGAAAAAGCCGAGATTTTAAAGAGCCTGGGCGTTGATCACCTGATCATTACGCCCTTTACCCGTGATTTTTCTAATCAATTGCCCGAAGATTACATTAAGCACACTTTGGTAAACAACATCGGCACAAAACACATCATTATCGGGTACGATCACCGTTTCGGTAAAGATCGGTTGGGCAATTTGAGCGATTTAAAAGCCGCAGGTTTACATTATGGCTTTACCGTTGAAGAAATTATGGAGCAAGATATTCACGATGTCGCCGTAAGTTCCACAAAAATACGTCAGGCCCTTTTAGCCGGCGATGTTAATTTGGCGGCCGATTATCTTGGTCGTCCGTTTTCAATTCTCGGGAAAGTAATCAAAGGCGATAAAATTGGCCGTACCATCGGCTTTCCAACCGCAAACCTTTTTGTCGAAGAAACATATAAGCTTATTCCCAGTGATGGCATATACGCCGTAACAGTTGAGATGAGTCTTCAGTCTGAAGTCCAGAGTCCAGAGTCTGAGAATAAAACGACTAATGCGCCTAAACTCGCGACTCCGGACTCCGGACTCCAGACTTTTAAAGGCATGGCTTACATTGGGCAAAGGCCAACAATTAATGGCATGACAAGAAATATTGAAGTGAATATCTTCGATTTCAATCAGGAAATTTATGGACAGGATATTAAGATGAACTTTTTAAAATTCCTGCGTCACGACGTCAAGTTCACTGGCCTCGAAGCTTTAACTGTCCAATTGCAAAAAGACAAAGAGGCTACTTTAAATTACTTTAAAACCCTTAACTAA
- the truB gene encoding tRNA pseudouridine(55) synthase TruB has product MSTENSKFKDFNFAEGELLLINKPYKWTSFDVVGKIRNSLKPLKLKVGHAGTLDPLATGLLIICTGKLTKQIDTFQAEEKEYTGTMVLGATTPSFDMETETDQTFDISNITETQIYDACKPFIGDIEQYPPAHSAVKINGERLYVKARLGEEVELRKRFVNVPEFEITRIALPEIDFRIVCSKGTYIRSLVSDFGKQLNNGAYLSKLTRTRSGNFLLADSFEVLELVNYIRSKKEETKAQQEA; this is encoded by the coding sequence GTGAGTACAGAAAATTCAAAGTTTAAAGATTTCAATTTTGCCGAGGGCGAACTGCTACTGATCAACAAACCCTACAAATGGACCTCGTTCGATGTAGTTGGCAAAATCCGCAATTCGCTAAAACCGCTAAAACTCAAAGTTGGCCATGCCGGCACATTAGACCCGCTGGCAACCGGCCTGCTCATCATTTGTACCGGCAAGTTAACCAAGCAGATAGACACCTTTCAGGCCGAAGAAAAAGAATATACCGGAACGATGGTTTTGGGCGCCACTACCCCATCGTTTGATATGGAAACCGAGACAGACCAAACCTTCGATATCAGCAACATCACCGAAACACAAATTTATGATGCCTGTAAGCCATTTATCGGCGATATTGAGCAATATCCGCCGGCACACTCGGCAGTAAAAATAAACGGCGAACGCTTGTATGTAAAGGCACGACTTGGCGAAGAAGTAGAACTCCGCAAGCGCTTTGTTAACGTGCCCGAGTTTGAAATTACCCGCATCGCGTTGCCCGAAATCGATTTCAGGATTGTGTGCAGCAAAGGCACCTATATCCGCTCACTGGTTTCAGATTTTGGAAAACAACTCAATAACGGCGCATATCTATCAAAACTAACCCGCACCCGGAGCGGCAACTTTTTGCTGGCCGATTCATTTGAGGTTTTAGAGCTTGTTAATTATATTCGTAGCAAGAAAGAAGAAACTAAAGCTCAACAAGAAGCATGA
- a CDS encoding type II toxin-antitoxin system VapC family toxin, which yields MAFLLDTHTFLWFVAGDDQLPASVQKELVRVDTPCFLSIGSLWEIAIKKQIGKLDLRIDFNELFRFAERNQIEIIPINETHLSTLLTLDFVNNDPFDRIIVSQAIAEKLVLISRDKKLKNYNIPIKWA from the coding sequence ATGGCTTTTCTATTAGATACACATACCTTTTTGTGGTTTGTGGCTGGAGATGATCAATTACCTGCTTCCGTTCAAAAAGAACTTGTGCGTGTAGACACTCCCTGTTTCTTAAGCATAGGTTCTTTGTGGGAAATCGCAATAAAAAAGCAAATTGGCAAACTCGATCTGCGAATAGATTTCAATGAGCTATTCCGTTTCGCAGAGCGAAACCAGATTGAAATCATTCCTATAAACGAGACTCACTTATCTACATTACTAACCCTTGATTTTGTTAACAACGACCCGTTCGATAGAATCATCGTGTCGCAAGCAATTGCAGAAAAGCTGGTTTTAATATCGAGAGACAAAAAATTGAAAAATTATAACATTCCTATAAAATGGGCTTAA
- a CDS encoding DUF559 domain-containing protein, whose protein sequence is MDYQFKEIEQKWQKFWADHETFKAESNSEKPKYYVLDMFPYPSGAGLHVGHPLGYIASDIFARYKRLKGFNVLHPMGYDSFGLPAEQYAIQTGQHPAITTEANIATYRRQLDQIGFSFDWSREVRTSEPSYYKWTQWIFMQLFNSWYNIETDRAEDISTLIEKFNASGTADVKAVCDDDVKSFLPSDWATFSDEEKQIELLKYRMTYLRESTVNWCPALGTVLANDEVKDGFSERGGFPVEQKKMMQWSMRITAYSDRLLQGLDTIDWPEPIKEMQRNWIGKSVGASVRFKIDTPDSGLTSSAFIEVFTTRVDTIFGVSYLVLAPEHEWVAALTTPEQKQEVEQYIAQTKKKSELDRMADTKTVSGAFTGTYVINPVSGERVPLWIADYVLAGYGTGAVMGVPSGDQRDWLFATHFNLPIVQILDAQQNIDTQADPTKEGKYVNSGLINGMTYKEAVPFLNNWLEEEGMGKAKVNFRQRDAIFGRQRYWGEPIPVYFKDGLPYLIKEEELPLILPEIDKYLPTETGEPPLARAEGWRYEAPPQPSPEGRELKDAYRSKADPMLYGMLKEHAKSNRTEPTEAEDILWQFLRHNKAGMKFRRQHPIDAYIVDFISLKKGLVVEVDGGYHNDIIEEDQQRTEMLSRYGFEVMRFTNDEVIGNPEGVVTQIEQKLATMEDTKVLPTGEDLGGAGYFYELSTMPGWAGSSWYWYRYMDANNDSAFASKEAVEYWKDVDLYIGGSEHATGHLLYSRFWNKFLKDLGYTKEEEPFKKLINQGMIQGRSNFVYRINDENGKPTNTYVSAGLRKEYKTSALHVDVNIVENDTLDINRFKAWREEYANAEFILEGGKYICGVEVEKMSKSKYNVVNPDDLIERYGADTLRMYEMFLGPLEQSKPWNTNGIEGVFKFLRKFWRLFHNEAWDFTVSDAEPSKAELKSLHKIIKKVQDDIERFSFNTSVSSFMIAVNELTELKCNKRSVLQNMVIILSPYAPHICEELWVQLGNQAGSLSYTAFPTFNPAHLVEDEFAYPVSVNGKMKMNLNLSLTLAQPEVEAILLADEQFAKYLDGKTPKKIIFVKGKIINVVV, encoded by the coding sequence ATGGATTACCAATTCAAAGAAATAGAGCAAAAGTGGCAGAAGTTTTGGGCGGATCATGAAACATTTAAAGCCGAAAGCAATTCTGAAAAACCAAAATACTATGTGTTAGATATGTTTCCGTATCCATCCGGAGCGGGTTTGCACGTTGGTCACCCACTTGGTTACATTGCATCCGATATTTTTGCGAGGTATAAGCGCCTCAAAGGGTTTAATGTTTTGCATCCCATGGGTTATGATTCGTTTGGTTTACCTGCAGAGCAGTACGCCATTCAAACCGGTCAACATCCGGCTATAACCACTGAAGCAAACATTGCAACATACCGTCGCCAGTTAGATCAAATTGGTTTCTCTTTCGATTGGAGTCGTGAAGTTCGTACCAGCGAGCCCTCTTATTATAAATGGACGCAGTGGATTTTCATGCAACTGTTCAACTCCTGGTACAATATCGAAACAGATCGTGCAGAAGACATCAGTACCTTAATTGAAAAATTTAATGCCTCGGGAACCGCCGACGTTAAAGCAGTTTGCGATGATGATGTAAAGTCTTTTTTGCCGAGCGACTGGGCAACATTTTCTGACGAGGAAAAGCAAATTGAGTTGTTAAAATACCGCATGACTTATCTACGGGAAAGTACAGTGAACTGGTGCCCGGCTTTGGGAACGGTTTTGGCCAATGATGAGGTTAAAGACGGTTTTTCTGAACGCGGAGGTTTTCCGGTTGAGCAGAAAAAGATGATGCAATGGAGTATGAGAATTACTGCATATTCTGACAGGCTTTTGCAAGGATTAGACACAATAGACTGGCCAGAACCTATTAAAGAGATGCAGCGCAACTGGATTGGCAAAAGTGTTGGGGCTTCGGTTCGATTCAAGATCGATACTCCGGACTCCGGACTTACGTCTTCGGCCTTTATTGAGGTCTTCACTACTCGTGTAGATACCATTTTTGGTGTTTCTTATTTGGTGCTGGCTCCTGAGCACGAATGGGTTGCTGCGTTAACTACGCCTGAGCAAAAACAAGAAGTAGAGCAATATATCGCCCAAACGAAAAAGAAATCGGAGTTAGATCGAATGGCCGATACCAAAACGGTTTCGGGGGCTTTCACCGGCACCTATGTAATTAACCCGGTAAGTGGCGAACGCGTTCCGTTGTGGATTGCCGACTACGTTCTTGCAGGTTATGGAACCGGTGCGGTTATGGGCGTGCCAAGTGGCGACCAGCGCGATTGGTTGTTTGCAACGCATTTCAATTTACCGATTGTACAGATACTGGATGCCCAGCAGAATATTGATACACAAGCCGACCCAACCAAGGAAGGGAAGTATGTCAATTCTGGGCTTATAAATGGAATGACTTATAAAGAAGCAGTTCCCTTTTTAAATAACTGGTTGGAAGAGGAAGGTATGGGCAAAGCAAAAGTGAATTTCCGACAGCGTGATGCGATTTTTGGCCGCCAGCGTTACTGGGGCGAGCCAATTCCGGTTTACTTTAAAGATGGCTTGCCATACCTGATAAAAGAGGAAGAGTTGCCTTTGATTTTGCCCGAAATTGATAAATACTTACCAACTGAAACAGGTGAACCGCCTTTGGCGAGAGCGGAGGGATGGAGATACGAAGCCCCACCCCAACCCTCCCCAGAGGGGAGGGAGCTGAAGGACGCCTACCGTTCCAAAGCAGATCCGATGCTTTATGGAATGCTAAAAGAGCATGCTAAAAGCAATCGTACTGAGCCCACAGAAGCCGAGGATATTTTATGGCAATTTTTAAGGCACAATAAAGCCGGGATGAAATTTAGAAGACAACATCCGATTGATGCATATATCGTAGATTTTATTTCTCTTAAAAAAGGTTTGGTGGTTGAGGTTGACGGCGGATACCATAATGACATAATAGAAGAAGACCAACAAAGAACGGAAATGTTATCTCGTTATGGCTTTGAAGTAATGCGATTTACGAATGATGAAGTAATTGGCAATCCTGAGGGAGTGGTTACTCAAATTGAGCAGAAACTTGCCACAATGGAAGATACAAAAGTCCTCCCTACCGGGGAGGATTTAGGTGGGGCTGGATATTTTTACGAGCTCAGCACCATGCCGGGTTGGGCCGGAAGTAGCTGGTATTGGTACCGTTACATGGATGCCAATAACGATTCTGCCTTTGCATCAAAAGAAGCTGTCGAATACTGGAAAGATGTCGACTTATATATTGGCGGTTCTGAACATGCAACCGGACACTTATTATACAGTCGTTTCTGGAATAAGTTTTTGAAAGATTTGGGTTACACCAAAGAAGAAGAACCTTTCAAAAAGTTGATTAATCAGGGGATGATTCAAGGTAGAAGCAATTTTGTTTACAGGATTAACGACGAAAACGGCAAGCCTACCAATACTTATGTTTCGGCCGGATTGAGAAAAGAATATAAAACATCGGCATTGCATGTCGATGTGAATATTGTAGAGAATGACACATTAGATATCAACAGATTTAAAGCCTGGAGAGAAGAATATGCAAATGCAGAATTTATTCTTGAAGGTGGAAAGTACATCTGCGGCGTAGAGGTCGAAAAAATGTCGAAATCGAAATACAACGTGGTTAATCCCGATGATTTGATTGAGCGCTATGGCGCCGACACTTTACGCATGTACGAGATGTTTTTAGGCCCGTTAGAGCAAAGCAAACCGTGGAATACAAACGGAATTGAAGGGGTGTTTAAGTTTTTGCGCAAGTTTTGGCGGTTGTTCCATAACGAGGCATGGGACTTCACAGTTTCTGATGCCGAGCCAAGCAAGGCGGAGTTAAAATCGTTGCACAAAATTATTAAAAAAGTACAGGATGATATCGAGCGTTTCTCGTTCAATACCTCTGTTTCGAGCTTTATGATTGCGGTTAACGAATTGACAGAATTAAAATGCAACAAACGCAGCGTTTTACAAAACATGGTGATTATTTTATCGCCTTACGCACCCCATATTTGCGAAGAACTTTGGGTTCAGCTGGGTAACCAGGCTGGAAGTTTATCGTACACCGCTTTCCCAACTTTCAACCCTGCACATTTGGTTGAAGATGAGTTTGCTTATCCCGTATCGGTAAACGGCAAGATGAAAATGAACCTCAATTTAAGCTTAACCCTGGCTCAGCCAGAAGTAGAGGCCATTTTGTTAGCCGATGAACAGTTTGCCAAATACCTCGACGGCAAAACGCCTAAGAAGATCATCTTTGTAAAAGGAAAAATCATTAATGTTGTTGTTTAA
- a CDS encoding cell division protein FtsX has translation MEEFEVSDASKKTKTVYISTIISIALVLLMLGLLGLVLVHAKNLSNYVKENIVLNIIVDEAAKETDILAFQKELNSNPAVKQTQYVNKELAARNLTQDLGEDFVNFLGYNPLTSTFDVYLKADYANNKSIEALKVNISKNPVVKEVVYQSSLIDMVNKNISTISLIILAFAALLLTISIALINNTIRLAIYSQRFLIKSMQLVGATKDFIRRPFLLFAALHGLIAAFIAIIILLATLIYARKEVPEIIILNNYQEFGLVFVSLIIIGIFITGISTWFAVSRYLRLKSYHLYR, from the coding sequence ATGGAAGAATTCGAAGTAAGCGACGCCTCTAAGAAAACCAAAACCGTATATATTTCTACTATTATTAGTATTGCTTTGGTTTTATTAATGCTCGGCCTGCTTGGGTTGGTACTTGTACATGCCAAAAACCTATCCAACTACGTTAAGGAAAACATTGTGTTGAATATCATTGTAGATGAGGCTGCGAAAGAAACCGATATTCTGGCTTTTCAAAAGGAATTAAACTCAAATCCGGCGGTTAAGCAAACGCAATATGTAAATAAAGAGCTGGCTGCAAGGAACCTGACACAAGACTTAGGTGAAGACTTCGTTAATTTCTTAGGATACAACCCCTTGACTTCTACGTTCGATGTGTACCTGAAAGCCGATTATGCAAACAACAAAAGCATTGAGGCGTTAAAAGTAAACATTTCGAAAAATCCTGTGGTAAAAGAAGTAGTTTACCAAAGCTCATTAATCGATATGGTAAACAAAAACATCAGTACCATCAGTTTAATCATCCTCGCATTTGCTGCATTGTTGCTAACAATTTCTATTGCGCTGATTAACAACACCATACGCCTAGCCATTTACTCGCAGCGATTTTTAATTAAAAGTATGCAGCTTGTTGGTGCAACAAAAGATTTTATTCGACGTCCTTTCTTATTATTTGCTGCACTGCATGGTTTAATCGCAGCCTTTATTGCAATAATTATTTTGTTGGCTACCTTAATTTATGCCAGAAAGGAAGTTCCAGAGATCATTATCCTTAACAATTACCAAGAATTTGGTCTTGTGTTTGTTAGTTTAATTATCATTGGCATTTTTATAACCGGCATTAGCACTTGGTTTGCAGTGAGCAGATATTTACGTTTAAAATCTTATCATTTATACAGATAA
- a CDS encoding cation:proton antiporter domain-containing protein: protein MHLPDLIADLGLILAAAGITTLIFKRIKQPLVLGYILAGLLVGSHLNFFPTVTDTKSINIWGEIGVIFLLFSLGLEFSFKKLVKVGGSASITAIVKVLFIILAGYLIGRAMGWSSMDSLFFGGILSISSTMITIKAFEELGLKHKKFAGLVFGVLIVEDLVAILLLVLFSTLAVSQQSAGTEMLFSILKLAFFLVLWFLGGIFLIPSFLKATKKLMNDETMLVVSLALCLVMVLLADKVGFSPALGAFIMGSILAETTQAERIEHLTKSVKDLFAAIFFVSVGMLIDPSMLVKYAVPILIATLIIIIGKIIFTIFGALLSGQPLKTSVQSGMSLAQIGEFSFIIASLGLTLKVTSEFLYPIAVAAAAITTFTSPYLIKLSDPFYQYLKRTLPQKWLNGIERYSSSTEGITTLSDWKILLRAYISNTIIHSVIIIAIIFLAYRYVQPFIIRNIANNLVSIIISIAVSFILMSPFLWALSIRRIQKTAYSHLWLNKKYTRGPLIAIEFFRIALGIFFVGFMMYEFFDTWVAAVIALALIVLGMVIFARRLQSFYDKLEKRFMLNLNARELQKPAILPWDTHLAELTVSPESEVVGRTLASLMIREKYGVNIAMIERGRNNIPTPGRDERLYPHDKLLLIGTDDQLASVKGILEVEIPETEQETNFPNKEMTLQKVVVNTESPVYGLSIRNAGIREKAHALIVGIERGADKILNPSSDFTFDNGDVIWIVGNNKKIKEVI from the coding sequence ATGCATTTACCTGATTTAATTGCCGATTTGGGCTTAATTCTGGCGGCCGCCGGAATAACCACACTTATATTTAAAAGAATTAAACAGCCCCTGGTTTTGGGCTATATTTTAGCTGGCCTTTTAGTGGGCTCGCACCTCAACTTTTTCCCAACGGTTACCGATACCAAAAGCATTAACATTTGGGGCGAAATCGGCGTAATTTTCCTATTATTCAGTTTGGGGCTCGAGTTCAGTTTTAAAAAGCTCGTTAAAGTTGGTGGCTCGGCCTCCATCACAGCCATTGTAAAGGTATTGTTCATCATCCTGGCTGGCTACCTTATTGGGCGGGCCATGGGCTGGTCGAGTATGGACAGCCTGTTTTTTGGCGGAATCTTGTCCATTTCTTCAACGATGATTACCATAAAAGCCTTTGAAGAACTCGGCTTAAAGCACAAAAAATTTGCCGGCCTTGTATTCGGAGTGCTCATTGTCGAAGATTTGGTGGCCATCCTCCTACTCGTCTTATTTTCAACGTTGGCCGTAAGTCAGCAATCGGCGGGCACCGAAATGCTATTTTCAATCCTCAAACTTGCTTTTTTCCTCGTGCTGTGGTTTTTGGGCGGCATCTTTTTGATACCCAGTTTTCTAAAAGCTACAAAAAAGCTCATGAACGATGAAACCATGCTTGTAGTTTCATTAGCGCTTTGTTTGGTAATGGTACTACTGGCCGATAAAGTGGGTTTCTCGCCTGCTTTGGGCGCATTTATCATGGGGTCAATATTGGCCGAAACCACGCAGGCAGAACGCATTGAGCACTTAACCAAGTCAGTAAAAGATTTGTTCGCAGCGATCTTCTTTGTTTCGGTAGGGATGCTGATCGACCCATCGATGTTGGTAAAATATGCCGTTCCAATACTGATAGCTACGCTCATTATTATTATAGGCAAGATTATATTCACCATTTTTGGCGCTCTATTGTCCGGTCAACCGCTAAAAACCTCCGTTCAATCGGGCATGAGTTTGGCTCAAATTGGCGAGTTCTCATTTATTATTGCTTCACTGGGCTTAACATTAAAGGTAACCAGCGAGTTTCTTTATCCAATTGCCGTAGCCGCCGCAGCCATTACCACATTTACATCTCCGTATTTGATCAAGCTATCAGATCCTTTTTATCAATACCTGAAAAGAACGCTCCCACAGAAATGGCTTAACGGAATTGAACGCTACAGCTCGAGCACCGAAGGAATTACAACATTGAGCGATTGGAAAATATTGTTACGGGCATATATCTCCAACACCATTATTCACTCGGTTATTATTATTGCCATTATATTCCTGGCCTATCGATATGTTCAACCTTTCATTATTCGAAATATTGCCAACAATCTGGTATCCATCATCATCAGTATTGCCGTTTCCTTTATTTTAATGTCGCCGTTTTTATGGGCATTATCTATTCGGAGGATTCAAAAAACCGCTTACTCGCATTTGTGGTTAAACAAAAAATACACTCGGGGGCCGTTAATCGCTATTGAGTTTTTCAGAATCGCCTTGGGCATTTTCTTCGTTGGCTTTATGATGTACGAATTTTTCGACACCTGGGTAGCGGCGGTAATTGCCCTGGCACTGATCGTTTTAGGGATGGTTATCTTCGCCAGAAGGCTGCAATCGTTTTACGACAAGTTAGAGAAAAGGTTTATGTTAAACCTCAACGCCCGCGAGCTTCAGAAACCAGCTATATTGCCCTGGGATACCCATTTGGCAGAACTGACTGTTTCGCCTGAATCGGAAGTGGTAGGCAGAACGCTGGCCAGCTTAATGATCCGCGAGAAGTACGGCGTAAACATCGCCATGATAGAAAGGGGACGAAACAACATTCCTACACCCGGACGTGATGAAAGGCTATATCCTCATGATAAATTATTATTAATCGGTACAGATGACCAGCTTGCCTCTGTTAAGGGAATTTTAGAGGTGGAGATTCCGGAAACCGAACAAGAAACGAATTTCCCAAATAAGGAAATGACCTTGCAAAAGGTGGTTGTAAATACCGAGTCGCCGGTGTACGGGTTGAGTATCAGAAACGCTGGAATAAGGGAAAAAGCACACGCATTAATTGTGGGAATAGAACGCGGCGCAGATAAAATTTTGAATCCATCGTCCGATTTCACTTTCGATAATGGCGACGTAATTTGGATTGTTGGAAACAATAAGAAGATTAAAGAGGTGATTTAG
- a CDS encoding YitT family protein, translating into MNHIKNKNARFLKETLLILAGVTSACFGLKSFLMPSHFIDGGVTGISLLVSTLTGWKLSYLIAIINIPFVILGYRQIGKTFALKTAIAIVALSVALIVLPFQPITHDKLLIAFFGGLFLGGGIGLAMRGGCVIDGTEVLALYISKNSILTVGNIILVLNIIIFAFAAYFLNIETALYAILTYLSASNTIDFIVNGIEQYTGVTVISEHQEEIKAFIIGEMKRGVTIYKGEGGYGEKKDIDIIFTVVTKLEMSKLQIAIRQIDADAFVIQQQIADLKGGVVKRHALH; encoded by the coding sequence ATGAACCATATTAAGAACAAAAATGCCAGATTTTTAAAAGAAACACTTCTAATTCTGGCGGGCGTTACCTCCGCATGCTTCGGTTTAAAAAGCTTTTTAATGCCAAGCCATTTTATCGATGGTGGGGTTACAGGTATTTCATTGTTAGTAAGCACTTTAACAGGCTGGAAACTATCGTACCTTATTGCAATCATCAACATTCCGTTCGTAATTTTGGGTTACAGGCAAATCGGGAAAACCTTTGCGCTTAAAACCGCAATTGCCATTGTTGCTCTTTCCGTAGCGTTAATTGTACTGCCTTTTCAGCCCATTACACACGATAAATTGTTGATCGCGTTCTTTGGCGGACTCTTTTTGGGTGGCGGAATTGGGTTGGCCATGCGTGGAGGCTGCGTAATCGACGGAACCGAAGTACTGGCGCTGTACATCAGTAAAAACAGCATCCTTACCGTTGGTAACATTATCCTCGTGTTAAACATTATCATTTTTGCTTTTGCGGCCTATTTCTTAAACATCGAAACAGCGCTTTACGCCATACTTACCTATTTATCAGCATCTAATACGATCGATTTTATTGTGAACGGCATAGAGCAGTACACCGGGGTTACTGTTATTTCAGAACACCAGGAAGAAATAAAAGCCTTTATCATTGGCGAAATGAAGCGGGGCGTAACCATTTACAAAGGCGAGGGAGGATATGGCGAGAAGAAAGATATCGATATCATATTTACCGTAGTTACCAAGCTCGAAATGAGTAAATTACAGATAGCAATCAGGCAAATTGATGCCGATGCATTTGTAATACAACAACAAATTGCCGATTTAAAGGGTGGTGTAGTGAAACGACACGCCTTGCATTAA
- the vapB gene encoding type II toxin-antitoxin system VapB family antitoxin, translated as MTTTNLQIEINSLPMNLRQEVADFVEFLKTKNKTAETKLKSREFGFAKGKINLSDDFDEPLEMFADYI; from the coding sequence ATGACAACTACAAATTTGCAAATCGAGATCAATTCGCTTCCTATGAATCTTAGGCAGGAAGTTGCCGATTTTGTTGAATTTCTGAAGACAAAAAATAAAACTGCTGAAACCAAATTAAAATCACGCGAATTTGGTTTTGCAAAAGGCAAGATCAACCTTTCTGACGATTTTGATGAGCCTTTGGAAATGTTTGCCGATTACATTTAA